The following nucleotide sequence is from Penaeus vannamei isolate JL-2024 chromosome 10, ASM4276789v1, whole genome shotgun sequence.
GAGATGACTATTTTAGTAAACTAAACACGATACTTAGTGATTCCTCCAAATTTAAACCCATCATGTCTGACACTGCCACTCATCTACTGAAATTAGAAGATAAACTAAACAGACTCTTACGCTCGATAAGAACATCTATCGGAGAAATGACTTATAATCTCCTGACTATATCTGGCTCAAAACCTGGTCGCttatatggccttcctaaaattcataaaattggtcagcctttacgccccatcatctctgccattggtactttcaattacaatcttgcaaaattcttagttcaattgataacccctctaaccaccaatgaatataccatagaaaactcctctttcatcaaagaaattagtgaccttaaaccactacggcctgtcacaatggccagttttgacatagagtcgttattcactaatgttgccctcaatgaaaccactgacataattttaaacaaaacaacctcctcactcttaaactcgtacggcctgaacaagacgacatacaggaaattattggacatagccgcacacaactcagtgtttaccttcaatggctctatttacacacaggtagacggtgtagcaatgggatcaccacttggcccttgttatgccaatactttcctttgccatcatgaacaaacatggatgaatgactgccctgctaatttcaaacctattttatatcgccgttatatggatgatacttttttactctttaacgacccctctcacattaatcctttcctctcatacttgaactcacaacaccccaatataaaattcacttgtgagactgaacaaaataacaaactatcatttcttgacacttccataacttttcataacaattgtttctacaccagtacctacaggaaacccacatttactggccttgggcttcattacctcagctacatacctcatatttacaagttaaacagcctcacaacacttatcaaccgagcttataacatttgttcaacttgggctagtttccatgacgaagcttcattcttaaataaatattttactacaaatgggtatccatcttacctattttataaagccctacgcaaatttctaagtcagaaattcaaccctaaacctgcatctgccacagttaacaaagacattaaatatataaaactcccatatatgggcggtcttagttttgatctcagaaaatcattaaacaaaattctcaggcgttgctatcctcagatcagttttcgattcgttttttacaataataacaccgttggtaatttcttaaagaataaagagatgtgtaactctgaactatgttcgaatgtggtttacctgtttacttgtcctagctgtcaggctaggtatgtgggatccacctcacgatggctccgccaccgcattctcgaacacaaaggcaagtccatcaggacaggcctgcaactgagtaaaccatccttctcagcaatcagagagcattctcacctccacaatcaccctttcagcaatactgatttcaaaatcttgacctcccatcttaacagatttgacctcatcatagccgagtcactccacatccaaacaatgaaaccagagcttaacaacactgccactgcaaccaccctgtttaccatataaactatcaaaagaacccatagcttggttagtacctgttactgctcaccaacttgtttttacgatcttttgatattgtttttctattatattgtttgtatgttttgtattataatttgtttgtattaaattttgttgtgttt
It contains:
- the LOC138863084 gene encoding uncharacterized protein, whose protein sequence is MGSPLGPCYANTFLCHHEQTWMNDCPANFKPILYRRYMDDTFLLFNDPSHINPFLSYLNSQHPNIKFTCETEQNNKLSFLDTSITFHNNCFYTSTYRKPTFTGLGLHYLSYIPHIYKLNSLTTLINRAYNICSTWASFHDEASFLNKYFTTNGYPSYLFYKALRKFLSQKFNPKPASATVNKDIKYIKLPYMGGLSFDLRKSLNKILRRCYPQISFRFVFYNNNTVGNFLKNKEMCNSELCSNVVYLFTCPSCQARYVGSTSRWLRHRILEHKGKSIRTGLQLSKPSFSAIREHSHLHNHPFSNTDFKILTSHLNRFDLIIAESLHIQTMKPELNNTATATTLFTI